A stretch of the Pseudalkalibacillus hwajinpoensis genome encodes the following:
- a CDS encoding opine metallophore biosynthesis dehydrogenase yields MSIQHTLIVGAGPAAIQTAVAVSKSWEGEVSLVNHNSSYSREVKNQLEKSENVITAIAPNRPSLSGKVKITRFYDGFATVEDRFDVIILCVPSYSYHDVLQALRIEKLIQLKTIILLSPVVGSNELVSNLVHDSGRSIELISLSTYFAATKFVPDGNLVSFTKAVKKRIYLATNKKTGRDLRLVEKLLAEAGIETVVKENAIDVECRNITTYVHPPFFINPFSLNEIFSEKKSLKSLYKLYPEGPITQETIRMMVKLWKEISALVVELGGNPINLLQFLNDDNYPVHDESLSRSDLDRFCEVESVKQEYLLYIRYASILIDPFSKPNKNGAYFDFSKVPYKQISRTESGEWRVPRIPFEDYKNLKQMHRMGVEKGISMPEIVRLIQLFERKAHEWQYLKGERITGMRSEQRVKV; encoded by the coding sequence ATGAGTATACAACATACATTGATTGTCGGTGCAGGTCCTGCAGCAATTCAAACAGCCGTTGCTGTTTCGAAGAGCTGGGAGGGAGAAGTGTCACTAGTAAATCATAATAGTTCTTATTCGCGGGAAGTAAAGAACCAGCTCGAGAAATCTGAAAATGTGATTACAGCCATTGCACCAAATCGACCTTCTCTTTCTGGTAAGGTCAAGATTACGCGTTTTTATGATGGGTTTGCAACCGTTGAGGATCGATTTGACGTGATAATCTTATGCGTTCCAAGCTACAGTTATCATGACGTTCTTCAGGCTCTTCGGATAGAAAAATTAATACAACTTAAGACGATTATTTTATTGTCACCCGTAGTTGGATCGAACGAACTCGTTAGTAATTTGGTTCACGACTCAGGTAGGAGTATTGAGTTGATTAGTCTTTCTACTTATTTCGCTGCTACTAAATTCGTCCCTGACGGTAACCTCGTTTCGTTCACGAAGGCGGTGAAGAAGCGAATTTACCTTGCTACAAACAAAAAAACGGGGCGTGATCTTCGCCTTGTAGAGAAGTTATTAGCGGAAGCTGGTATTGAGACAGTCGTGAAGGAAAACGCGATTGATGTGGAATGTCGGAACATCACCACGTACGTCCATCCTCCGTTCTTTATTAATCCCTTCTCATTAAACGAAATCTTTTCTGAGAAAAAATCCTTGAAATCCCTATACAAGCTTTATCCGGAAGGGCCAATCACGCAAGAAACAATCAGAATGATGGTGAAGCTGTGGAAGGAGATTTCAGCTCTCGTCGTGGAGCTAGGTGGAAATCCAATTAATTTACTTCAATTTCTTAACGACGATAACTACCCTGTGCATGATGAGTCGCTGTCACGGTCTGATTTAGATAGGTTCTGTGAAGTTGAATCTGTTAAGCAGGAGTACTTACTGTACATTCGTTACGCTTCCATCTTGATCGACCCCTTTTCAAAACCTAATAAAAACGGTGCATACTTCGACTTCTCTAAGGTACCGTATAAGCAAATTTCGAGAACAGAATCCGGAGAATGGCGCGTGCCTAGGATCCCGTTCGAAGACTATAAGAATTTAAAGCAAATGCACCGCATGGGAGTAGAGAAAGGTATCAGTATGCCGGAAATAGTCCGATTGATTCAATTATTCGAACGGAAAGCTCACGAATGGCAGTATTTGAAAGGTGAGCGGATAACAGGAATGAGAAGTGAGCAAAGGGTGAAGGTATGA
- a CDS encoding nicotianamine synthase family protein — MKEKYELLCSLKVIEVEIAELARYAQEFDGCYDLLKSKLDDLCAFINRKENIVKWNQWSELEEVQELSQQLRETSVNALCDVEKYQSIRAQQVGLPVGQYVSSLAQSVRDEYHNFGIHSESNVLFIGSGAFPTTALTIAKETGANVICLDIDHEAIELSREVARASGLEKQIAFLHGDITAQHEFETITHVFIASLVKDKLEVIDVLKEKVWEGTKVIVRFGNGLKSIFNYPIDEIITGNWLQRTVPHEKSDSIYETLVLEKKSKVMT, encoded by the coding sequence TTGAAAGAAAAATATGAACTCCTTTGTTCGTTGAAAGTAATCGAAGTGGAGATTGCGGAACTCGCTCGATATGCACAGGAATTCGATGGATGCTACGATCTTTTGAAAAGCAAATTGGATGATTTATGTGCGTTCATCAATCGGAAAGAGAACATTGTGAAATGGAACCAGTGGAGCGAATTAGAGGAGGTTCAGGAGCTTTCACAGCAGCTGCGTGAAACATCGGTCAACGCTCTATGTGACGTGGAGAAATACCAGTCCATTCGAGCTCAGCAGGTTGGACTCCCAGTTGGACAATACGTGTCGTCTTTGGCGCAGTCTGTTAGGGATGAATACCACAACTTCGGCATACATAGTGAATCAAACGTGCTGTTTATTGGATCTGGAGCATTTCCAACAACAGCCTTAACGATTGCGAAAGAAACTGGTGCTAATGTGATTTGCTTGGACATCGATCATGAAGCCATTGAGTTGTCCAGGGAAGTGGCACGTGCATCGGGGCTCGAAAAACAGATTGCGTTTCTTCATGGTGATATTACCGCACAACATGAATTTGAGACTATCACTCATGTCTTTATTGCTTCTCTTGTGAAAGATAAACTTGAAGTGATCGACGTACTTAAGGAGAAGGTGTGGGAAGGGACAAAGGTAATCGTCAGATTTGGAAACGGTTTGAAATCGATTTTTAATTATCCAATCGATGAGATCATCACAGGTAATTGGCTACAGCGTACTGTCCCTCATGAGAAAAGTGACAGCATTTACGAAACACTCGTACTTGAGAAAAAGAGCAAGGTGATGACATGA
- a CDS encoding helix-turn-helix domain-containing protein, which translates to MNNSKVGELIYSLRKEKRLTQKQLADLMNISDRTVSKWERGYGYPDISLLPQLSELLGVNIESILDGDLASNDFVGGNMKKSNYFVCELCQNIALATGDISISCCGRKLDRLEAKKATTENQLNIMDIDNEWYISSKHPMSKNHYISFIAFATGDQVRIMKQYPEWNLQARLPKSKHGKLLWYDTKFGLYYQLI; encoded by the coding sequence ATGAACAATAGTAAAGTGGGAGAACTAATTTATAGTTTGAGGAAGGAAAAACGCCTTACTCAGAAGCAATTAGCCGATCTAATGAACATTTCTGATCGAACCGTTTCAAAGTGGGAGCGAGGTTATGGCTATCCAGATATTTCGCTATTACCACAGTTATCTGAACTGTTAGGAGTTAACATTGAAAGTATCTTAGATGGTGATTTAGCGTCAAATGATTTTGTAGGAGGAAATATGAAAAAATCAAATTACTTTGTATGTGAATTATGTCAAAATATCGCTTTAGCAACTGGAGATATTTCCATATCTTGCTGCGGAAGAAAATTAGATCGATTAGAAGCAAAGAAAGCAACAACTGAAAACCAACTTAACATCATGGATATTGACAATGAATGGTATATTTCTAGCAAACATCCGATGTCTAAAAATCACTATATCTCCTTTATTGCTTTTGCAACCGGAGATCAAGTTCGAATTATGAAGCAATATCCGGAATGGAATTTACAAGCACGTCTTCCTAAAAGCAAGCATGGCAAATTATTGTGGTATGATACGAAATTCGGATTGTATTATCAGCTGATATGA
- a CDS encoding DMT family transporter, protein MRNGVILAILSSLIFSMMNVLVKSVSDTVPTSEIVFFRSFIGTLLIYFFMKRSKVRFSRKGIPFLMLRGIFGALYLLAYFYTISKIPLADASILAHLSPFFAVFFSYLFLKERVSKRVILILPLVLVGIVLLTKPGAYSAYSLFALVGVASALFAGAAAVSIRFLSKAHHSFEIVFYFLATGTLITIPLMWNNFVLPSPTELSILVGIGVVSLLGQVFLTKAFTHESVVVVEIARYIGIVFNILWGFLFWAEVPDLLTVTGGMLIVTSCILLSRKKQPVQKSKISFVPVWKK, encoded by the coding sequence ATGAGAAATGGAGTTATTCTTGCCATTCTATCTTCATTGATTTTCAGTATGATGAATGTGCTCGTCAAAAGTGTAAGTGACACCGTGCCAACTTCAGAGATCGTCTTTTTTAGAAGTTTCATAGGAACGTTACTCATCTATTTCTTCATGAAGAGAAGCAAGGTTCGTTTCTCGAGGAAAGGGATTCCATTTCTAATGTTGCGCGGCATCTTTGGAGCACTGTATTTACTAGCATACTTCTATACGATTTCAAAAATTCCACTCGCGGATGCAAGCATTCTCGCACATCTCTCTCCTTTCTTTGCTGTGTTCTTTTCCTATCTGTTCTTAAAAGAACGAGTTTCTAAGCGAGTTATACTGATACTGCCTCTCGTTCTTGTTGGAATTGTATTGTTAACGAAGCCAGGAGCGTACTCGGCGTACTCGCTTTTTGCTCTTGTTGGTGTGGCAAGTGCTCTTTTTGCAGGAGCTGCTGCTGTGAGCATTCGTTTTCTAAGCAAAGCGCATCATTCATTTGAAATCGTATTTTATTTTTTGGCCACTGGTACCCTTATTACCATTCCACTAATGTGGAACAATTTTGTGCTTCCTTCGCCTACAGAATTGTCTATTCTAGTCGGAATTGGGGTTGTATCACTGCTCGGCCAGGTGTTCTTAACGAAGGCTTTTACACATGAAAGTGTTGTTGTTGTTGAAATCGCTCGTTACATAGGGATCGTGTTTAACATACTGTGGGGTTTTCTTTTTTGGGCAGAGGTACCTGATCTACTCACTGTAACTGGAGGGATGCTTATCGTTACTTCATGCATCTTGCTCTCTCGAAAAAAACAGCCAGTCCAAAAGTCGAAAATATCTTTCGTACCGGTATGGAAAAAGTAG
- a CDS encoding HNH endonuclease family protein: MLKKSILVVFTLVLLFSGYQFGLPSALAIPPGTPSKSAAQSQLDSLTVQSEDSMSGYSRDKFSHWIGQGNGCDTRQLVLQRDADYYSGDCPVTSGKWYSYFDGVQVYDPSDLDIDHMVPLAEAWRSGASSWSTQKREDYANDLDGPHLIAVTASSNRSKGDQDPSTWKPTRYSAHCGYAKWWINTKYDYDLSLQSSEKSALQSMLNTCSY; encoded by the coding sequence ATGTTAAAGAAATCGATTTTAGTTGTTTTTACGTTGGTTCTGTTGTTTAGTGGATATCAATTTGGTCTTCCGTCGGCTCTTGCGATCCCTCCTGGAACACCGTCAAAGTCTGCCGCTCAATCTCAATTGGATTCCTTGACTGTACAGTCTGAAGATTCTATGTCCGGATACTCACGTGATAAATTCTCACACTGGATTGGACAGGGGAATGGCTGTGACACGCGTCAATTGGTGCTGCAGAGGGATGCTGATTATTACAGCGGTGACTGTCCTGTAACGTCTGGTAAATGGTACAGCTACTTTGATGGCGTGCAAGTGTATGACCCGTCTGATTTAGATATCGACCATATGGTTCCGTTGGCAGAGGCGTGGCGTTCAGGAGCAAGTAGTTGGAGCACACAAAAGCGAGAGGATTACGCGAATGACCTTGATGGTCCGCATCTTATTGCAGTAACGGCAAGCAGCAACCGCTCCAAGGGTGACCAGGATCCGTCTACTTGGAAGCCAACGCGTTACAGTGCTCACTGCGGGTATGCAAAGTGGTGGATCAATACGAAGTATGACTATGATTTAAGCCTTCAGTCTTCAGAGAAATCGGCTCTTCAAAGCATGCTGAATACGTGTAGTTATTAA
- a CDS encoding YjcZ family sporulation protein, translating to MSGYNNSFALIVVLFVLLIIVGVAFVN from the coding sequence ATGTCTGGATACAATAACAGCTTCGCCCTAATTGTTGTCTTGTTCGTTCTATTGATCATCGTCGGCGTTGCTTTTGTAAACTGA